The Nerophis lumbriciformis linkage group LG24, RoL_Nlum_v2.1, whole genome shotgun sequence genome includes a region encoding these proteins:
- the LOC133620460 gene encoding phospholipase A2-like isoform X3: MSAFHLTLLLLAVNVASLAASGPPQGKRSLNNLHGMIKCTTGRHSIEYSSYGCYCGDVGKGKPIDQTDRCCFQHGCCYARAEKFGCKTDTDYDWSCRDGTAYCGTTNDECQKLICHCDEEFANCLKDAPYNWTPHLQISQCSGSKPSCLYRGK, from the exons ATGTCTGCCTTTCACCTCACACTATTGCTTTTAGCAG TGAACGTGGCCTCCTTGGCTGCATCCGGACCCCCCCAGGGTAAAAGGTCACTAAATAACCTGCACGGAATGATCAAATGTACCACAGGGAGACACTCTATTGAATATAGTTCGTACGGCTGTTACTGTGGAGACGTGGGGAAAggcaagcctatagaccagactgaccg GTGCTGCTTCCAACATGGCTGCTGCTACGCTCGGGCCGAAAAATTTGGCTGCAAGACCGACACGGACTACGACTGGTCATGTAGAGACGGGACGGCTTATTGTG GAACCACTAATGACGAGTGTCAGAAGTTGATCTGCCACTGTGACGAAGAATTCGCCAACTGCCTGAAAGATGCACCCTACAATTGGACCCCACACTTGCAGATCTCCCAGTGCTCTGGAAGCAAACCATCATGTCTCTATAGAGGAAAATGA
- the LOC133620460 gene encoding phospholipase A2-like isoform X1 has translation MSAFHLTLLLLAVNVASLAASGPPQGKRSLNNLHGMIKCTTGRHSIEYSSYGCYCGDVGKGKPIDQTDRCCFQHGCCYAGAEKFGCKTDTDYDWSCRNGTAYCGITDDRCQKLVCHCDQEFANCLKNAPYNWTPHLQISQCSGSKPSCFYIGK, from the exons ATGTCTGCCTTTCACCTCACACTATTGCTTTTAGCAG TGAACGTGGCCTCCTTGGCTGCATCCGGACCCCCCCAGGGTAAAAGGTCACTAAATAACCTGCACGGAATGATCAAATGTACCACAGGGAGACACTCTATTGAATATAGTTCGTACGGCTGTTACTGTGGAGACGTGGGGAAAggcaagcctatagaccagactgaccg GTGCTGCTTCCAACATGGCTGCTGCTACGCTGGGGCCGAAAAATTTGGCTGCAAGACTGACACGGACTACGACTGGTCATGTAGAAACGGGACGGCTTATTGTG GAATCACTGATGACAGGTGTCAGAAGTTGGTCTGCCACTGTGACCAAGAATTTGCCAACTGCCTGAAAAATGCACCCTACAATTGGACCCCACACTTGCAGATCTCCCAGTGCTCTGGAAGCAAACCATCATGTTTCTATATAGGAAAATGA
- the LOC133620460 gene encoding phospholipase A2-like isoform X2, with translation MSAFHLTLLLLAVNMASLAASGPPQGKRSLSNLHGMIKCTTGRHSIEYSSYGCYCGGVWKGKPIDQTDRCCFQHGCCYARAEKFGCKTDTDYDWSCRDGTAYCGTTNDECQKLICHCDEEFANCLKDAPYNWTPHLQISQCSGSKPSCLYRGK, from the exons ATGTCTGCCTTTCACCTCACACTCTTGCTTTTAGCAG TGAACATGGCCTCCTTGGCTGCATCCGGACCCCCCCAGGGTAAAAGGTCACTAAGTAACCTGCACGGAATGATCAAATGTACCACAGGGAGACACTCTATTGAATATAGTTCGTACGGCTGCTACTGTGGAGGCGTGTGGAAAggcaagcctatagaccagactgacCG GTGCTGCTTCCAACATGGCTGCTGCTACGCTCGGGCCGAAAAATTTGGCTGCAAGACCGACACGGACTACGACTGGTCATGTAGAGACGGGACGGCTTATTGTG GAACCACTAATGACGAGTGTCAGAAGTTGATCTGCCACTGTGACGAAGAATTCGCCAACTGCCTGAAAGATGCACCCTACAATTGGACCCCACACTTGCAGATCTCCCAGTGCTCTGGAAGCAAACCATCATGTCTCTATAGAGGAAAATGA